CACCCTTTTTCAAAAATAGGGTATCCGCATTGGGAAATGCCTCAAAATAACCAAACCTTAACAACCGTTCTGTAGGGAATGCCTTTCCTTTTATAATACCGGACATGGGATATGTTTTATGGTCCTTTGTTTCCAGCTGTTCATGAAGATACAGGAATCCTCCGCACTCAGCCAGTATGGGAAGGCCGCGTTCTGACGCCCGCCTTATTTCCCGGAGCATGGATTCATTCTCCGAAAGCTCCCGGCAATAAAGCTCCGGATATCCGCCGCCAAGCAAAAGGCCGCAAATCCCTGAAGGCAGCTTATTATCGTGGATCGGGCTAAAGGGTATGAGCTTTGCACCCATCTCTTTTAAAAGCCTTAAGTTTTCCTGATAATAAAAGCAGAAAGCCTCATCTAAGGCAAGTCCTATATGCACTTCTTCATCCTGGGGTGCCTGGAAAACCTGACTTTTTAATCCACCTGGAAGAGAAGGCAAAGGCTTGGCATCCTGGGCCAGCTTTATCAGTCCATCGATATCTATCGTGGTTTCCAGCTTCATAGCCAGATGATTCAGCTGATCTTTAAGACCCTTTTGTTCTCCTGGCAGAACGAGCCCTAAGTGGCGGCTGTCCAAAGCCCCCTCCTCACATTCCGGCAAATATCCGTAAACATGTACACCCAGCTCTTCCATGGCCGGTTTCAGCCGTTCTGCCATGACAGATGATGTCCGGTTTAAGATCACGCCATTTATGTGACTGTTATCCTTATATTCCAGGAAGCCTTTCACCACCGCGGCCAGGGACAGGCTGGCTCCCTTGCAGTCTAAAACCAGGATCACCGGCACATCAAGGACGCATGCTACCTCATAGGAACTAGCCTGGGTGGTGTCTCCTCCCACCCCGTCGTAATATCCCATAACACCCTCAATGACGGAAATCCCTGCTCCTCTAGCCTGATCTAAAAACTGTTCCCTGACCTGCTCTTTATCCAGGAAATATGTATCCAGATTTCCACCGTCAATGCCAAGCACATATTTATGAAACATGGGATCAATGTAATCCGGACCGCATTTAAAAGACCGGCAGGACAGCTTCCTTAGCAGTAACGCATTTAAAAGCCCACAGGT
This genomic stretch from Lacrimispora sphenoides harbors:
- a CDS encoding cobyrinate a,c-diamide synthase, producing MDNSYPRLMLAAPKSGSGKTMMTCGLLNALLLRKLSCRSFKCGPDYIDPMFHKYVLGIDGGNLDTYFLDKEQVREQFLDQARGAGISVIEGVMGYYDGVGGDTTQASSYEVACVLDVPVILVLDCKGASLSLAAVVKGFLEYKDNSHINGVILNRTSSVMAERLKPAMEELGVHVYGYLPECEEGALDSRHLGLVLPGEQKGLKDQLNHLAMKLETTIDIDGLIKLAQDAKPLPSLPGGLKSQVFQAPQDEEVHIGLALDEAFCFYYQENLRLLKEMGAKLIPFSPIHDNKLPSGICGLLLGGGYPELYCRELSENESMLREIRRASERGLPILAECGGFLYLHEQLETKDHKTYPMSGIIKGKAFPTERLLRFGYFEAFPNADTLFLKKGEPIRGHEFHYWDSANNGSCMEAKKPGGKKSWDCVHGEGNLLAGFPHFYYPSNPVLPKRFVEACKGFREGEE